The following are encoded together in the Geobacter sulfurreducens PCA genome:
- a CDS encoding TrpB-like pyridoxal phosphate-dependent enzyme, whose translation MQTKIVLDESRIPTHWYNIIPDMPGPLAPVINPRTLQPVTPDDLLPIFPMAIIEQEISGERWIPIPEEVREIYRLWRPSPLYRAHRLEQALGTPAKIYYKYEGVSPAGSHKPNSAIPQAYYNKQAGIRRLATETGAGQWGSSLALACSMFGLECTVYMVKVSCTQKPYRKSMMQLWGANVIPSPSEFTNAGRSILAHDPDSNGSLGIAISEAVEDAASRADTNYALGSVLNHVCLHQTIIGQEAREQLALAGDYPDVVIACCGGGSNFAGTAFPFLADRAAGKNVRCLAVEPASCPTLTKGIYAFDYGDTAKMAPIAMMYTLGHDFMPPGIHAGGLRYHGESPLVSQLHHAGLIEAKSYRQTACFEAAHLFARHEGIVPAPESSHAVRAAIDEAVIAKEEGKEKTILFCLSGHGQLDMVAYDAYLSGGLEDVEYPEEMIRESLAKLPKVEL comes from the coding sequence ATGCAAACTAAAATAGTGCTGGACGAAAGCCGCATCCCGACCCACTGGTACAACATCATCCCCGACATGCCCGGCCCCCTGGCGCCGGTCATCAACCCCCGCACCCTTCAGCCGGTGACCCCCGACGACCTTCTCCCCATCTTCCCCATGGCCATCATCGAGCAGGAGATTTCGGGCGAACGGTGGATTCCGATCCCGGAAGAGGTGCGGGAGATCTACCGCCTCTGGCGGCCGTCTCCCCTCTACCGTGCCCACCGGCTGGAGCAGGCCCTCGGCACCCCGGCGAAGATCTACTACAAATACGAAGGGGTGTCCCCGGCCGGCTCACACAAGCCCAACTCCGCCATCCCCCAGGCGTACTACAACAAGCAGGCGGGCATCCGGCGGCTGGCCACCGAGACCGGCGCCGGGCAGTGGGGGAGTTCCCTGGCCCTGGCCTGCTCCATGTTCGGCCTGGAGTGCACGGTCTACATGGTCAAGGTGTCGTGCACCCAGAAGCCGTACCGCAAAAGCATGATGCAGCTCTGGGGGGCCAACGTGATCCCGTCGCCGTCCGAGTTCACCAACGCCGGGCGCTCCATCCTGGCCCACGATCCGGACAGCAACGGCAGCCTCGGCATCGCCATCTCCGAGGCGGTTGAGGATGCCGCCTCCCGCGCCGACACCAACTATGCCCTGGGCAGCGTTCTGAACCACGTCTGCCTCCACCAGACCATCATCGGCCAGGAGGCCAGGGAACAGCTGGCCCTGGCCGGCGACTACCCCGACGTGGTCATCGCCTGCTGCGGCGGCGGCTCCAACTTCGCCGGCACGGCCTTCCCGTTCCTGGCCGACCGGGCCGCCGGCAAGAACGTCCGCTGTCTGGCCGTGGAACCCGCCTCGTGCCCGACCCTGACCAAGGGGATCTACGCCTTCGACTACGGCGACACCGCCAAGATGGCCCCCATCGCCATGATGTACACCCTGGGGCACGACTTCATGCCGCCCGGTATCCACGCCGGCGGGCTGCGCTACCACGGCGAGTCGCCCCTGGTGTCGCAACTCCACCATGCCGGCCTCATCGAGGCCAAGTCGTACCGCCAGACCGCCTGTTTCGAGGCAGCCCACCTCTTTGCCCGGCACGAGGGGATCGTGCCGGCCCCCGAATCGTCCCACGCGGTGCGGGCCGCCATTGACGAAGCAGTCATCGCCAAGGAGGAGGGGAAGGAAAAGACCATTCTCTTCTGCCTCTCGGGCCACGGCCAGCTGGACATGGTGGCCTACGACGCCTACCTCTCCGGCGGCCTGGAAGACGTCGAATACCCCGAGGAGATGATCCGGGAGTCCCTGGCCAAACTGCCCAAGGTGGAACTGTGA